A genomic segment from Candidatus Methylomirabilis tolerans encodes:
- the mqnC gene encoding dehypoxanthine futalosine cyclase, translating to MAESNKRIEAIAGKVEEGERLTFDDGVELFEQATLLDLSAMADCVRRRLHPEPVVTYVIGRTINYTNICWVQCSFCAFYRLPGSPEGYLLSKEEIFQKIEELIDLGGTEVLLQGGLNPSLKIDYYEDLLTSIKARFPVHLHALSTVEISYISSSSKISLKETLKRLQAAGLDSIPGAGAELLVDEVRQRVSPLKETASDWLNLMQIAHGLGIPSSATMMYGVGETSAQRVEHLIRIRELQDRTGGFTAFIPWSYQPNGDAFGGTVGSGYGYLRTVAVSRIMLDNVQHIQAAWLTMGPKIGQLSLLYGVNDFGSTVLEENVVKTAATRQLMSFEEIRRNILDAGFVPKRRNT from the coding sequence ATGGCTGAGTCGAACAAGAGAATTGAGGCGATTGCGGGAAAGGTCGAGGAGGGGGAACGGCTCACCTTTGATGATGGTGTCGAGCTGTTCGAACAGGCGACGCTGCTCGATCTATCCGCCATGGCTGACTGTGTGCGCCGACGCTTGCATCCTGAACCGGTCGTAACCTATGTCATCGGTCGCACCATCAACTATACCAACATCTGCTGGGTTCAATGCTCGTTCTGCGCCTTCTACCGGCTGCCGGGCTCTCCGGAAGGGTATCTCCTGTCCAAGGAGGAGATCTTTCAGAAAATCGAAGAGCTGATCGATCTTGGTGGGACGGAGGTCCTGCTGCAAGGGGGACTGAATCCCAGCCTGAAGATCGACTATTACGAGGATCTGCTTACCTCCATTAAGGCTCGCTTTCCGGTTCATCTCCACGCACTCTCTACTGTAGAAATCAGTTATATCTCAAGTAGTTCCAAGATATCTCTCAAAGAGACGTTGAAGCGGCTTCAAGCGGCTGGCCTCGATTCGATTCCTGGAGCGGGAGCCGAACTGTTGGTCGATGAGGTGAGGCAGCGTGTTTCGCCGCTGAAAGAGACTGCATCCGACTGGCTGAACCTCATGCAGATCGCCCACGGTCTCGGAATACCCAGCTCGGCCACGATGATGTATGGGGTAGGCGAAACGTCGGCCCAGCGTGTTGAGCACCTGATCAGGATTCGAGAGTTGCAAGATCGGACCGGCGGTTTTACGGCCTTTATCCCCTGGAGCTATCAACCCAATGGTGATGCGTTCGGAGGGACCGTGGGAAGCGGCTACGGCTATCTTCGGACCGTGGCCGTCTCCAGGATTATGCTGGACAATGTACAACATATTCAGGCCGCCTGGCTGACGATGGGTCCAAAGATCGGACAGCTTTCACTGTTATACGGTGTCAACGACTTCGGGAGTACCGTCCTCGAAGAGAACGTTGTGAAGACTGCCGCCACGCGGCAACTGATGTCTTTCGAGGAGATTCGCCGAAACATTCTGGATGCCGGTTTTGTCCCGAAGCGTCGAAACACAC
- a CDS encoding NAD(P)H-dependent oxidoreductase subunit E, translating into MTQFPRERTWLLPALQAAQEAEGWLSPESLATVALHLRVPQSEVYGVAGHYPEFRLVKPGSRIVRVCTGVSCRIQGGLTLLHTLQDRLGLRTGETSQDHSVTLEEVDCLFRCSMAPLVEVDRRCYGRVGVDQLDRLFDLPVPRKPYISVPSFVQPTGDIPPATFEQLLAQSSTHPDTEFRLVVGVGSCSESVGADLLMGRLAEEAERQGLSATVVEGGCNGMCYAAPIVELYRSGWPRMTLKAVTVNHVRSLISALKDNRLPAELEAVAWQESSWHGISGLDQEPFLGGQHRAVLERCGTVDASDLTDALRQGSYAAFARALEQHDPLTVINEVKASGLAGRGGAYFGAGRKWEACRNATGSPKYLVVNGEEGEPGIFKDRHLMEGDPHRLLEGILLAAFASGAGRGILFINGEADLSAHRMEQALRSAEAVGLLGERILGSDFSFQLELRRGAGGFILGEETALMEAIEGKRAMPRPKPPFPVEAGLWGKPTVINNVETLAAVPLIVSRGAAWFSALGGGRGTKLFGLSGHLARPGIVEVPVGVSLRHLIQEIGGGGDGQALKAALVGGPSGVIVHQSRFDEPLIPGSNLSPGSGGVVALGENVSIGDVTRTLLAFNAQESCGKCTPCREGTVRLLTLLDQPSSSNRRREIEELAEIVRLASLCGLGQSAPLSLLSALQQFPEKMVSTPPEITGRE; encoded by the coding sequence ATGACGCAGTTTCCACGGGAGCGGACCTGGCTTCTGCCGGCATTGCAAGCGGCGCAAGAGGCCGAGGGCTGGCTAAGTCCGGAGAGCCTCGCGACTGTCGCTCTACACCTTCGGGTTCCACAGAGCGAGGTGTACGGCGTTGCCGGCCACTACCCGGAGTTCCGACTCGTCAAACCGGGATCCCGCATTGTTCGGGTGTGCACCGGCGTGAGCTGCCGCATTCAGGGCGGTCTGACGCTGCTCCACACTCTCCAGGATCGCCTTGGGCTCAGGACCGGCGAGACGTCGCAGGATCACAGCGTCACCCTCGAAGAAGTCGACTGCCTCTTCAGGTGTTCCATGGCCCCCCTGGTCGAGGTGGATCGCCGGTGCTACGGACGAGTCGGCGTGGATCAACTCGACCGACTATTCGATCTCCCAGTCCCCAGGAAACCGTATATCTCTGTCCCCTCTTTCGTACAACCGACCGGCGACATTCCGCCGGCAACCTTCGAACAGCTCTTGGCGCAATCGTCCACCCATCCCGATACAGAGTTCAGACTTGTCGTCGGCGTGGGAAGTTGTAGCGAGTCAGTCGGGGCCGACCTCCTTATGGGACGGCTCGCAGAGGAGGCTGAGCGACAAGGGCTGTCCGCGACCGTCGTGGAGGGGGGCTGCAACGGCATGTGCTACGCCGCTCCCATTGTGGAACTCTACCGATCCGGCTGGCCAAGAATGACGTTGAAGGCGGTGACCGTCAATCATGTACGCTCCCTGATCTCGGCGCTGAAGGATAACCGACTGCCCGCAGAGCTTGAGGCAGTGGCCTGGCAGGAATCGTCCTGGCACGGGATCTCCGGCCTCGATCAGGAGCCGTTCCTCGGCGGCCAGCATCGAGCTGTCCTCGAGCGCTGCGGCACGGTTGATGCGAGCGACCTGACCGACGCCTTGCGTCAGGGGAGCTACGCGGCCTTCGCCCGCGCCCTCGAGCAGCATGATCCGCTCACCGTCATCAACGAGGTCAAGGCGTCCGGTCTTGCCGGGCGCGGCGGGGCGTACTTCGGGGCGGGGCGTAAATGGGAGGCCTGCCGCAACGCGACAGGTTCGCCCAAATATCTCGTCGTCAACGGCGAGGAGGGGGAGCCCGGCATCTTTAAGGACCGTCACCTGATGGAGGGAGACCCCCATCGGCTCCTGGAAGGGATTCTCCTGGCGGCCTTCGCCTCTGGGGCCGGCCGCGGCATCCTCTTCATCAACGGCGAGGCGGATCTCTCGGCGCATCGGATGGAGCAGGCGCTTCGCTCGGCCGAGGCCGTCGGCCTGCTCGGCGAACGGATCCTTGGAAGCGATTTCTCCTTTCAGCTTGAGCTTCGCCGGGGAGCGGGCGGCTTTATCCTCGGGGAAGAAACGGCTCTCATGGAAGCGATCGAAGGCAAGCGCGCCATGCCTCGCCCCAAACCCCCGTTCCCGGTGGAGGCAGGGCTATGGGGTAAGCCGACGGTGATTAATAACGTCGAAACCCTTGCGGCTGTGCCGCTGATCGTGAGTCGAGGGGCGGCGTGGTTTTCGGCTCTTGGGGGAGGACGGGGGACCAAGCTCTTCGGCCTCTCCGGCCATCTTGCCAGGCCGGGGATCGTGGAGGTGCCGGTAGGAGTAAGCCTCCGTCACTTGATTCAGGAGATCGGCGGTGGAGGTGATGGGCAGGCCCTCAAGGCTGCCCTCGTCGGCGGACCCTCCGGCGTGATCGTCCACCAGAGCCGGTTCGATGAACCGCTGATCCCAGGCAGCAACCTCTCGCCGGGAAGCGGAGGCGTGGTCGCCCTCGGCGAGAACGTTTCCATCGGCGACGTCACCCGGACACTTCTCGCCTTCAATGCGCAGGAGTCGTGCGGCAAATGCACGCCATGCCGAGAGGGAACAGTCCGCCTGCTTACCCTCCTTGACCAACCTTCCAGTTCAAACCGTCGTCGAGAGATTGAAGAACTCGCTGAAATCGTGCGGCTGGCCTCGCTGTGCGGCCTCGGTCAATCTGCACCGCTGTCGCTCCTCTCGGCGCTTCAACAGTTTCCTGAAAAGATGGTCTCGACCCCGCCTGAGATCACCGGAAGGGAATGA